A DNA window from Mesotoga sp. BH458_6_3_2_1 contains the following coding sequences:
- a CDS encoding MFS transporter, translated as MDKNSQTRVLSVFEGAIYNGFFLITQGFLGTGLALEFGASEPVIALIGVLPSVSQFVQLIAPSILRAAGSRKRAMMICASAGRLSTAFIPVTLALGINRQSLLLVILSFFSLSASLAGNFWVSIIRDVVPSIGSAKFFSMRNVTFTITNMLITLLYSFILDSFPGKTGFLAITTLGVISAVISLLLLGFHYDPPHEISYGRGLFKAVVRDKKFMPYLRFYSFWSLSIAITSPFFAYHELVNMKLDYSFLSLLNVFSSLLTMLFYLLWGKMADKIGGQAVLEFGVFGAFLKTSLWLFMDSGTVYLLYIDTLIGTASWSAINLCLFTTMLELLRGVDVQSYYALLSFANGTSALAGSLMGGFLASYLNRYSWTFSGHQFFGIQILFLVTFILRGISLILLKRVKTRKVVSVSGMVFNSAAVLANRFAARPRELIEVLIHKNKSRQRKENNDGKTD; from the coding sequence TTGGATAAAAATAGTCAAACGAGGGTCCTGTCGGTTTTTGAGGGTGCTATCTATAATGGTTTCTTCTTGATTACTCAGGGCTTCCTTGGGACCGGGCTTGCTCTCGAATTTGGAGCCTCTGAACCGGTTATAGCTTTGATCGGAGTTCTTCCATCTGTCTCACAATTTGTTCAGCTGATTGCTCCTTCAATTCTGAGAGCCGCGGGAAGCAGAAAGCGAGCAATGATGATCTGTGCTTCTGCAGGAAGATTATCTACGGCATTCATTCCGGTCACACTTGCTTTAGGAATAAACAGACAGTCTCTTCTGCTAGTAATTCTTTCTTTCTTTTCGCTTTCTGCAAGTCTTGCAGGCAATTTCTGGGTATCAATCATTAGAGATGTTGTCCCCTCTATAGGCTCTGCCAAGTTTTTCAGCATGAGAAACGTGACATTCACAATTACAAATATGCTTATAACGCTTCTGTACTCGTTCATTCTTGATTCATTTCCTGGGAAAACGGGATTTCTAGCCATCACTACTCTTGGAGTTATCAGCGCGGTAATAAGCTTATTATTGCTGGGTTTCCATTACGATCCTCCACATGAAATAAGCTACGGAAGAGGCTTATTCAAGGCTGTTGTGAGAGACAAGAAGTTTATGCCATATCTGCGCTTCTATTCTTTCTGGAGTCTCTCGATAGCAATCACTTCACCGTTTTTCGCTTATCATGAGCTGGTCAATATGAAGCTAGACTATTCCTTTCTCAGTTTACTTAACGTCTTTAGTTCGCTTCTAACGATGTTATTCTATCTATTGTGGGGAAAGATGGCTGATAAAATCGGAGGGCAGGCAGTTCTAGAGTTCGGAGTCTTTGGAGCGTTTTTGAAAACCTCACTGTGGTTGTTTATGGACAGTGGAACGGTATATCTTTTGTACATCGACACGTTGATTGGGACTGCTTCGTGGAGTGCTATAAACCTGTGTCTATTTACTACCATGCTTGAGCTCCTAAGAGGAGTAGATGTGCAGTCTTATTATGCATTGCTCTCATTCGCGAATGGCACCTCCGCTCTTGCAGGTTCACTTATGGGCGGATTTCTAGCATCATATTTGAACAGATATAGCTGGACTTTCAGCGGTCATCAATTCTTTGGAATTCAGATCCTTTTTCTTGTTACCTTCATTCTAAGAGGAATTTCTCTGATACTCTTAAAAAGAGTTAAGACTAGAAAAGTGGTATCTGTGTCCGGAATGGTTTTCAATTCTGCAGCCGTATTAGCCAATCGATTTGCGGCAAGACCGAGAGAGTTGATAGAAGTTCTCATACATAAGAACAAGTCAAGACAGAGAAAGGAGAATAATGATGGAAAGACTGATTAA
- the pepT gene encoding peptidase T codes for MERLIKRFLEYVSVETTSSFESKTFPSTNTQLELAKILRAEMESIGLKEVVLDDYGYVMGTLPSNIESDVPVIGFIAHMDTSPDMSGKDIKPSIIDYQGGKIPINEEKNIFIDPDLYPEMCDYVGERLIVTDGTTLLGADDKAGVAEIITAMEYLISNPEIKHGKIRIAFTPDEEVGKGTEHFDVEKFGADYAYTVDGGALGELQYETFNAASVEVVVKGLNIHPGSAKGRMKNSLLIACEFNGMLPSNEVPAVTEQREGFFHLGSIKGSVEETVLKYIIRDHSKEKFEKKKKLVVEIAAFLNSKYGEDTIAFNMKDSYCNMKEKIEEEMIVVEIAKRAMESLSIEPRIEPVRGGTDGARLSFMGLPTPNIFTGGHNFHGRYEYIPTSSMDKAVKVIVKIAELFSREENWRSRKSTL; via the coding sequence ATGGAAAGACTGATTAAGAGATTTCTAGAGTATGTGTCTGTAGAAACTACTTCCAGTTTCGAATCTAAGACATTCCCTTCGACTAATACTCAACTGGAACTCGCAAAAATTCTTAGAGCAGAGATGGAGTCAATAGGATTGAAAGAGGTTGTTCTGGATGATTATGGCTACGTAATGGGGACCTTGCCATCAAATATCGAATCAGACGTTCCCGTTATTGGATTTATAGCCCACATGGATACCAGCCCCGATATGAGCGGGAAGGACATCAAACCTTCGATTATTGACTATCAAGGAGGAAAGATACCGATCAACGAAGAGAAGAATATCTTTATTGATCCTGATCTCTATCCTGAGATGTGTGACTACGTTGGGGAGAGGCTTATTGTAACGGATGGGACTACTCTGCTTGGTGCCGATGACAAAGCAGGAGTCGCGGAAATTATAACCGCTATGGAGTACTTGATCTCAAATCCCGAAATCAAGCACGGAAAGATAAGAATTGCATTTACGCCGGATGAGGAGGTTGGAAAAGGGACAGAGCATTTCGATGTAGAGAAATTTGGAGCCGATTACGCTTATACCGTTGATGGAGGGGCTCTTGGAGAACTTCAGTACGAGACATTCAACGCAGCCAGTGTCGAAGTTGTTGTCAAAGGATTGAATATTCATCCAGGAAGCGCTAAAGGTAGGATGAAGAATTCTCTTCTGATTGCATGCGAGTTCAACGGCATGCTGCCTTCAAACGAGGTACCGGCTGTAACCGAGCAGCGGGAAGGTTTCTTTCATCTGGGAAGCATAAAAGGATCAGTGGAGGAGACAGTCCTCAAGTACATAATCCGAGATCATTCGAAAGAGAAGTTCGAAAAGAAGAAGAAGTTGGTTGTGGAAATAGCGGCTTTCCTGAATTCGAAGTACGGAGAAGACACGATAGCTTTCAATATGAAAGATTCCTATTGCAATATGAAAGAGAAGATCGAAGAAGAGATGATCGTAGTAGAGATTGCCAAGAGGGCCATGGAGAGTCTCTCAATAGAGCCAAGAATAGAGCCTGTAAGAGGAGGAACAGACGGAGCTCGTCTTTCTTTTATGGGACTTCCGACGCCTAATATCTTCACTGGGGGTCATAATTTTCATGGAAGATACGAATACATTCCTACCAGTTCAATGGACAAGGCAGTTAAGGTGATTGTCAAGATCGCGGAGCTTTTCTCTAGAGAGGAAAACTGGAGAAGCCGAAAATCAACCTTATGA
- a CDS encoding GH1 family beta-glucosidase, which produces MAAGFPEDFLWGVATAAYQIEGADLEEGKGPSIWSDFSHKPGRIDFGESGDVACDHYHRFTEDIDLMTELGLNSYRFSISWPRVLPKGSGTTNQKGIDFYDKLVDKLLEREIQPIVTLYHWDLPLDLQARFGGWECRDISNYFADYSSLMFYRLGDRVKYWITLNEPYCSSHVSYLWGEHAPGKRDLKMSLSVAHNLLLSHGEAVRRFREDVKDGLIGLTNVSTFVEPVTDSKEDLRATKIYDQFVNGWFFETPLTGEYPSELFALFENAGLTPNIESEDMEIISVPFDFWGVNYYTRNLVRREESSILGTEVVQGELPKSEMGWEIYPEGLEAFLFKAYKQYGKKPIYITENGIACKDKLLNGSVDDHRRIEYLRQHFSAALNAIKGGVDLKGYFVWTLMDNFEWARGFSKRFGLVYVDYNNDLRRIPKKSFEYFRDFIRTM; this is translated from the coding sequence TTGGCAGCAGGTTTTCCTGAAGACTTTCTATGGGGTGTTGCAACGGCAGCTTATCAGATTGAAGGAGCCGATCTTGAAGAAGGTAAAGGTCCGTCGATTTGGTCGGATTTTTCCCACAAGCCCGGGAGGATAGATTTCGGGGAAAGTGGCGATGTTGCTTGTGACCATTATCACAGATTCACAGAAGATATTGATCTCATGACTGAACTTGGACTGAATTCTTATCGATTCTCCATATCCTGGCCGAGAGTACTTCCAAAGGGGAGTGGCACGACAAATCAAAAAGGTATTGATTTCTACGATAAACTGGTCGACAAACTTCTGGAAAGAGAAATACAACCTATTGTCACTCTGTATCACTGGGATCTTCCTCTAGATTTGCAGGCTAGATTCGGTGGATGGGAGTGCAGAGATATCAGTAATTACTTTGCCGATTACTCAAGTCTGATGTTTTACAGATTGGGTGACAGAGTTAAGTACTGGATCACTTTGAATGAACCTTACTGCTCTTCTCACGTGAGCTATCTTTGGGGTGAACATGCTCCCGGAAAGAGAGACCTGAAAATGTCACTTTCTGTCGCTCACAATCTCCTGCTTTCTCACGGTGAAGCAGTGAGACGTTTCAGAGAAGACGTCAAAGATGGCCTGATCGGTCTTACAAATGTCTCCACTTTTGTTGAGCCCGTGACGGATTCTAAAGAAGATCTCCGTGCTACAAAAATCTATGATCAATTCGTGAACGGTTGGTTCTTTGAAACTCCACTGACTGGTGAATATCCCTCTGAACTCTTTGCGCTCTTCGAAAATGCTGGACTGACACCAAATATCGAAAGCGAAGATATGGAAATCATATCGGTACCCTTCGACTTCTGGGGAGTGAATTATTACACAAGAAACCTAGTTAGAAGAGAAGAATCAAGCATACTAGGCACCGAAGTCGTTCAAGGAGAACTACCGAAGAGCGAGATGGGCTGGGAGATCTATCCGGAGGGGCTTGAAGCTTTTCTTTTCAAGGCCTACAAGCAGTACGGCAAGAAACCAATATACATTACCGAGAACGGCATTGCGTGCAAAGATAAGTTGTTGAATGGCTCCGTTGATGATCATCGTAGAATTGAGTATCTGAGACAGCATTTCTCCGCTGCTCTTAATGCAATAAAGGGAGGAGTGGATTTGAAAGGTTATTTTGTCTGGACCTTGATGGATAATTTTGAATGGGCGCGTGGTTTTTCCAAGAGATTTGGCCTGGTGTATGTGGATTATAATAATGATTTGAGACGTATTCCAAAGAAGAGCTTTGAATACTTCAGGGATTTCATTAGAACTATGTGA
- a CDS encoding ABC transporter ATP-binding protein, which translates to MADALLANNIVKTFKKNRKEVRALKGVSLRIKEGEIYGLLGPNGSGKSTFIRIASTLLIPDRGSISIFGFDSVSDSVAIQRMINRVSVEASFFRKLSAVENLSFSAGLYGIPRREALKKINFLSEKFGLDLKRLKDPLEDFSRGMQQKVAIVRAFMTEPRMLLLDEPTTGLDPRAKRDVQNMIRDVKQTMNTTMLLTTHDMDEAEKLCDYVAIIHLGRIVASGRPAELKKQLLGKVDNPSFEDVFLEFTGMSIEEAEYQEVESA; encoded by the coding sequence ATGGCAGACGCTTTGCTTGCCAATAATATTGTGAAGACTTTCAAGAAGAATCGAAAAGAAGTAAGAGCACTAAAAGGAGTCAGTTTGAGAATAAAGGAAGGAGAGATATACGGTCTTCTCGGTCCCAACGGTTCGGGAAAGTCGACCTTCATTAGGATCGCCTCAACACTCTTGATACCCGATAGGGGAAGTATATCCATTTTCGGATTCGATTCGGTCAGCGATTCCGTGGCCATTCAAAGAATGATAAACAGGGTCTCGGTAGAGGCTAGCTTCTTTAGAAAGCTGTCTGCCGTAGAGAACCTCAGTTTTTCTGCGGGCCTTTACGGAATACCGAGACGTGAAGCATTGAAGAAGATAAACTTTCTCTCCGAGAAATTCGGCCTGGATCTGAAGAGGCTCAAGGATCCGCTCGAAGATTTCTCGAGAGGAATGCAACAGAAGGTGGCAATCGTGAGAGCCTTCATGACAGAACCAAGAATGCTCTTGCTCGACGAGCCAACCACAGGTCTCGATCCCAGAGCGAAGAGGGATGTTCAGAATATGATTAGAGATGTCAAACAAACAATGAATACAACTATGCTTCTGACAACACACGATATGGATGAAGCTGAGAAGCTTTGCGATTACGTGGCTATCATTCATCTTGGAAGAATCGTTGCTTCGGGGCGACCGGCCGAATTGAAAAAACAGCTTCTTGGAAAGGTCGATAATCCAAGCTTTGAAGATGTTTTTCTGGAGTTTACAGGTATGAGTATCGAGGAGGCAGAGTATCAGGAGGTAGAATCGGCATGA
- a CDS encoding 3'-5' exoribonuclease YhaM family protein, which yields MIEGKSGSYPVLSEILREYDPSSDRVENFVNLKQGFFFIFGAKKVEGNRGPYYDCVVGDSKNRKEAKAWISESGCLEPVAGNVALADYLVDDRFGLSIKIRRLFSIDEMESYSSDSISQLLPVVKDLERIKSEVSALIESVEDYYMKTLAKRLISDDGVCPGFFKAPAAKMYHHARIGGLAEHSLSVVRYALALTEVSDSGANIDRDLVVIGGLFHDFGKVKTYTTEAFEFDYSDDGYLEEHISIGARLIDMEISSIEGFPEETRRKLIHIVLSHHGEVQFGSPVTPKTRESIIIWLCDNLDSRLDNFETHALMTSNESKWTDFSKMFQSRLYLGERRKSD from the coding sequence ATGATTGAAGGGAAGAGTGGCAGTTATCCGGTCCTTTCCGAAATCCTGAGGGAGTATGATCCTTCTTCTGACAGGGTCGAGAATTTCGTCAATTTGAAGCAAGGCTTCTTCTTCATATTTGGTGCCAAGAAGGTCGAGGGGAACAGGGGCCCTTACTATGATTGTGTAGTTGGAGATTCCAAGAATAGAAAGGAAGCAAAAGCATGGATTAGTGAATCGGGATGCCTGGAACCGGTTGCCGGTAATGTGGCCCTTGCGGACTATCTAGTAGATGATAGATTCGGATTAAGTATCAAAATTAGAAGGCTTTTCTCAATAGACGAGATGGAAAGCTACAGTTCCGATTCGATTTCGCAGTTACTGCCCGTCGTCAAAGACCTCGAAAGAATTAAGTCTGAAGTCTCGGCACTCATAGAGTCAGTAGAAGACTACTATATGAAAACTCTTGCCAAGCGGCTCATTTCAGATGACGGGGTCTGTCCAGGCTTCTTCAAAGCTCCTGCGGCAAAGATGTATCATCATGCCAGAATCGGTGGTCTTGCAGAACATAGCCTCTCTGTGGTGAGATATGCACTTGCATTGACAGAGGTATCAGATTCCGGCGCAAACATCGACAGAGACCTCGTTGTAATTGGTGGACTCTTTCATGACTTTGGAAAGGTAAAAACCTATACCACTGAAGCTTTCGAATTTGATTACTCTGATGACGGTTACTTGGAGGAACATATCTCCATTGGAGCAAGACTGATTGATATGGAGATTTCCAGTATCGAAGGCTTTCCAGAGGAAACCAGGAGGAAGTTGATTCACATAGTGCTCAGTCATCATGGAGAAGTACAGTTCGGTTCACCTGTAACCCCGAAGACCCGTGAATCAATAATAATTTGGCTCTGTGACAATCTTGACTCAAGGCTTGACAATTTTGAAACTCATGCGTTGATGACTTCAAACGAAAGCAAGTGGACGGACTTCTCGAAGATGTTCCAGAGCAGGCTCTACCTGGGTGAACGTAGAAAAAGCGATTAA
- a CDS encoding CehA/McbA family metallohydrolase has product MKSFAIIVLLTLASTVLMGSELNLYFGNPHSHTSYSDGTGFPEEAYSFAKEVPNLDFLAITDHAYYFAQKLPDGRDKLVATIEAAKEASSQLFAAFAGFEWTATGTGHINVYGTSDWTDRVKSDLWDLYDWIIEHGAVGQFNHPVRDFGDNFKEFQYSPQADLYMNMIEVGNGNWWENDTIVDEMFSAYIDALGKGWHIGATLGQDNHKPNWGGANDSRTAVYATDLSEKTILEAFMKRRTYATEDKNIKIHFSTEEAFMGDVVYDVDQVDLRILIEDTAYDPLETVKIFSRDGIFAQFLVDSHELDLSIRANIETGFQYFFIYVKGSDGEEAVSSPIWFQRSNPVHLYNPSAYPESVKPGEGLTLSFQISNLSSEEASSLIQITNLSGEIYSETVMLEEFESKIVNTQHTVEAHDGVISFFLDSVPYSSIKLNIRSEDSLNVLLDKSHVNYASDSRGKLEAALEGSGHKYSTADRIFKEGELNTIDVLIIPLPGAGGSFERLKMLMPQQAEIIKQFVLNGGTLIITGSGDEISSDVLATYNRLIEEMGIPYRYEDTITGEETELDGILFDGLSDLQGESIDHEYGLGSVFLFPGDPFTDDVIDHNSELVYRLFK; this is encoded by the coding sequence ATGAAAAGCTTTGCCATCATTGTGTTGCTCACTTTAGCATCGACTGTCTTGATGGGCAGCGAACTCAATCTCTACTTTGGAAATCCCCATTCTCACACTTCTTACTCAGACGGCACGGGTTTCCCGGAAGAAGCCTACTCATTCGCCAAAGAAGTACCCAATCTTGACTTTCTTGCAATTACCGATCATGCCTACTATTTTGCTCAGAAGCTCCCGGACGGGAGGGACAAATTGGTTGCAACAATAGAGGCTGCGAAGGAAGCCTCATCTCAGCTCTTTGCTGCATTCGCGGGTTTTGAATGGACAGCAACCGGTACTGGACATATAAACGTGTACGGCACAAGTGACTGGACGGATAGAGTCAAGTCGGATCTCTGGGACCTGTATGACTGGATAATAGAGCACGGTGCGGTCGGCCAGTTCAACCATCCTGTGAGAGATTTCGGAGACAACTTCAAGGAATTCCAGTATTCCCCACAAGCAGATCTCTATATGAATATGATTGAAGTTGGCAATGGAAATTGGTGGGAAAACGACACGATTGTCGATGAGATGTTCTCAGCCTACATTGATGCACTGGGAAAGGGATGGCACATTGGTGCGACTCTCGGTCAGGACAATCACAAACCCAACTGGGGAGGAGCAAACGATTCAAGAACAGCCGTCTATGCTACTGATCTAAGCGAAAAAACCATACTGGAAGCATTTATGAAAAGAAGAACATATGCAACTGAAGATAAGAACATTAAGATTCACTTCTCTACCGAAGAAGCGTTTATGGGAGATGTTGTTTATGACGTCGATCAAGTGGATCTGAGAATTCTAATCGAAGACACTGCTTACGATCCTCTGGAGACAGTGAAGATTTTTTCTCGGGATGGGATATTTGCACAGTTCCTGGTCGACAGCCATGAGTTAGATCTCAGCATCCGAGCGAATATTGAAACCGGGTTCCAGTATTTCTTCATTTACGTTAAGGGAAGCGACGGCGAGGAAGCGGTATCTTCACCCATTTGGTTTCAAAGATCAAACCCTGTGCACCTCTACAATCCTAGCGCTTACCCAGAGAGCGTTAAGCCAGGAGAAGGCCTGACACTCTCTTTCCAAATCTCGAACCTCTCCTCCGAAGAAGCTTCCTCATTGATTCAAATAACCAATCTAAGCGGTGAAATATATAGTGAGACAGTCATGCTGGAGGAATTCGAATCTAAGATTGTGAATACACAGCACACAGTAGAAGCGCACGATGGAGTCATCTCCTTCTTTCTTGATTCCGTCCCATACTCAAGCATCAAACTTAACATAAGGAGCGAGGATTCATTGAATGTTTTACTTGATAAAAGTCACGTCAACTATGCCAGTGATAGTAGAGGCAAATTGGAGGCGGCTCTTGAGGGAAGTGGTCACAAGTATTCGACTGCCGACAGGATTTTTAAGGAAGGTGAACTGAATACAATCGATGTTCTCATAATTCCACTGCCCGGAGCTGGCGGAAGTTTTGAACGACTTAAGATGCTCATGCCCCAACAGGCCGAGATAATTAAGCAGTTTGTTTTGAACGGGGGAACACTCATCATAACTGGGAGCGGCGATGAAATCAGCAGTGATGTTCTAGCTACATACAACAGACTTATCGAAGAAATGGGTATTCCTTACAGGTACGAGGATACAATAACAGGCGAAGAAACTGAACTTGATGGAATTCTATTTGATGGGCTATCAGATCTGCAGGGAGAGTCAATAGATCATGAATACGGGCTGGGCAGTGTTTTCCTATTCCCCGGGGATCCTTTTACTGACGATGTAATTGATCACAACAGCGAACTTGTCTACCGGCTGTTCAAGTAA
- a CDS encoding DegV family protein has protein sequence MIGVIVDSGCDLPESMKAGNDVRVIPLKIILDGKEYRDNIDITASDLLQYMEDKFPKTSLPRQSEIGEAFDSLYEKGFREFLYIGISSGLSGTLGQVKTFVRDFSERHSDVNVEVVDSKNISIGSGLLAMKGIDLVRRGLAFEEVVSEIRDSVSKSKVFFCIPVLKFLKAGGRIGKVTATIGDFLDLKPVITVGEDGIYHSVSKERGMKRAVKASVKKLLHFIEGKKLLHIAAYTSDKSEKTREFFNMAVGEIEAAGISEIITGQISQSLVCHTGPGLIGVAAIFE, from the coding sequence ATGATTGGAGTCATAGTCGATTCTGGATGTGATCTTCCCGAATCAATGAAAGCAGGTAATGACGTAAGAGTCATTCCATTGAAGATAATCCTCGATGGTAAGGAATATAGAGACAACATTGATATCACTGCTTCAGATCTTCTTCAGTACATGGAAGATAAGTTTCCAAAGACATCACTTCCAAGACAATCGGAAATCGGAGAGGCTTTTGACAGCCTTTACGAAAAGGGATTCAGGGAGTTCCTATATATTGGAATTTCCAGTGGCCTAAGTGGGACTCTTGGTCAAGTGAAGACTTTTGTCAGAGACTTCTCCGAAAGGCACTCCGATGTAAACGTTGAGGTAGTAGACTCGAAGAACATTTCGATTGGTTCAGGGCTGCTTGCTATGAAGGGGATAGATCTGGTCCGGCGAGGGTTGGCCTTTGAAGAGGTAGTGAGCGAGATCCGCGATTCTGTGAGTAAATCCAAGGTCTTCTTCTGCATACCTGTTCTAAAGTTTCTTAAGGCCGGAGGACGAATTGGAAAGGTTACCGCAACAATCGGGGATTTTCTCGATCTGAAGCCTGTAATAACCGTTGGCGAAGATGGGATCTATCACAGTGTTTCAAAAGAAAGAGGCATGAAGAGAGCCGTTAAAGCTTCGGTAAAGAAGCTCTTGCATTTCATTGAGGGCAAAAAATTGCTGCACATTGCCGCTTATACATCGGACAAAAGTGAGAAGACTAGAGAATTTTTCAATATGGCTGTAGGCGAGATTGAGGCAGCAGGAATAAGTGAGATAATTACTGGACAGATCTCTCAATCTCTTGTTTGTCACACAGGGCCCGGCTTAATTGGTGTTGCTGCAATCTTTGAGTAA
- a CDS encoding sodium ion-translocating decarboxylase subunit beta, which translates to MNLLSNFLVPAGNLIMFAIGGVLIFLAIKKQYEPMLLLPIGFGAILTNIPGSSAIGEHGVLTILYEAGIANELFPALIFIGIGAMIDFGPLLQKPVMFFYGAAAQLGIFLTIIVAALLGFDIREAISIGIIGTADGPTSIYVASRLAIHMLGPISVAAYSYMALVPVVQPPIIKLLTTKEERRIRMDNRTEKVPKYVRILFPILVTLLAGIIAPVSVALIGMLMFGNLIRESGVLNKLSNAAQNELSNIITLFLGIAIGSTMTASAFLNQRTLLILLMGLVAFILDTMGGILFAKTFNLFRKQKINPMIGAAGISAFPMSARVVHRMGLEEDPNNFLIMYATGANVAGQIGSVLAGSIVLALFL; encoded by the coding sequence ATGAATTTGCTATCGAATTTTTTGGTCCCCGCGGGAAATCTCATTATGTTTGCAATAGGAGGAGTTCTAATATTCCTGGCAATTAAGAAGCAATATGAACCGATGCTGCTCTTGCCGATAGGCTTCGGAGCGATTCTCACGAATATTCCGGGATCATCGGCCATCGGAGAGCACGGTGTCCTTACAATTCTCTATGAAGCCGGAATAGCAAATGAACTATTCCCTGCTCTGATCTTCATTGGAATAGGAGCAATGATAGATTTCGGACCTCTACTTCAAAAGCCCGTGATGTTCTTTTACGGAGCAGCGGCACAGCTAGGAATCTTTCTTACTATAATCGTAGCAGCTTTACTTGGATTCGATATCAGAGAGGCAATATCCATCGGTATCATTGGCACTGCGGATGGCCCCACATCCATATATGTCGCAAGTAGACTTGCCATTCACATGCTCGGACCGATCTCAGTCGCCGCATACTCATACATGGCTCTGGTGCCTGTTGTTCAACCACCTATAATCAAGTTGCTTACTACGAAAGAAGAAAGAAGGATCAGAATGGATAATAGAACCGAGAAAGTTCCCAAGTATGTCAGGATACTGTTTCCAATACTCGTTACACTTCTTGCCGGAATTATTGCTCCAGTAAGCGTTGCATTGATCGGAATGCTCATGTTCGGGAATTTGATAAGAGAATCCGGAGTCCTTAACAAACTTAGTAATGCTGCCCAGAATGAGCTTTCCAACATCATCACTCTCTTTTTGGGGATCGCTATTGGCTCGACGATGACGGCAAGCGCGTTTCTAAATCAAAGGACTCTGTTGATTCTTCTCATGGGACTCGTTGCTTTCATACTCGATACCATGGGCGGGATTCTCTTTGCAAAAACATTCAACCTCTTTAGAAAACAGAAGATAAATCCCATGATAGGCGCAGCTGGAATATCTGCCTTTCCGATGTCCGCCAGGGTTGTTCACAGGATGGGACTTGAAGAAGATCCAAATAACTTCCTGATAATGTATGCAACTGGTGCAAACGTTGCCGGACAGATTGGTTCTGTTCTGGCTGGCAGTATAGTACTCGCACTTTTTCTATAG